The nucleotide window GAGAAGAATAAACTAACCATGAATGAGATGATATATTTGTAGTTGATGCGTGAGAACGAGAGAGAATCAATGGCAATCAGTGAATCTTTGTGAAGAGGGAGAAGCAGCTGCGTGAGGAAGATGCTGGTACTGCGTACTTTGCTCtttcttttccttaattttatcagaaaaaaaattttaaaaagagcTCAACACATTTACTGGTTACAGGTAAATTAGTATACCAGCGGAAAACACatgtcaaagttcgtattattcatggttaattaaaagttcgtattattgttgggaaatcagtgaaagtttgtattattcagggtaatttttccaagatttaaatatatatctatattaattAATTCACTGAATCTTAAGTGTGAGTCTGTGAATCTTAAAGATTTAAATATTGCAAAAAATTTAGAATTTGTCAAAAACTTTgatattctttttttaaatcgATAACCAGTTATAATAATGTTATGTGAACTATCAATTTTCTTAGTCGAGGAAGACTTCATAGTCGACTTAACAACATGATAGTTTTATAGTCAAGAAGAAGCGCTATTATTTACTCTCTCCGtccttttttgtttttccattttaagtttgtccactttaagagagaaaaatttatattaaaattttaaagtatatattgaagataaaatatattaatgtgagatcgcgttagatttgtcttgatgTAAAGTTCTGAAGATTcaattctcttaaatgatgataaatcaaaacacatattgattaaacaaataaattaactaattacatttagttgtttaagtaagtctaaaatcatatttgatatacatttgataagtgatatatatttaagttcgaagatgttggaatatgcttaaagaacttaagtttatcttaaagttgattttataagtcttgaaatacgtttcaaagtcttgaagataattacgtttataatttggttaatttcgtaattatatttgaaatattttaataggtaaatgttccttgaaattatatttgaaatattttaataggtcaaggttcattaaaattaactttgatattattagaaattaagtttgaatattttattacacgttttatcttaaacgtttaaatattttatatttgaacttgaatttaaatatgtgcttaaattagttttatgattaaatatagtataaGGTACACtcgttttgttaattatagtacacggctatatttgatgttgaattagttgttatgataattatagagttttctattaataagatgatatttgaattaacactaaaaatagaaaatgactatttgaattaatattaaaaaataggaattaatttgaatgattatttaaatgttgataaatctggtttgtgcttagttttcattatcttgtatgagtactaacgtggcagcatagcattggatattaaagacaaattacagcacacaatgatgaaattattttagttgtcagtacacgtcagtttgaagttaagctcaagatcttgaagacaggcgcaaaatgaccaggtcaacagaaaataacggaaaggagccttcttgttttccaagatgtgttgaggcgtaacactatatatatgaggcttcatttcagaattaaggatacatctctatgcacctcttTCTCTcctgacttaagatttagaaattctctaagtgtttaaagagttgtaattcttagttcatctaactcttacacttgtaataggcttaagagtttaaaaagagttagattaagtttaatacgcctaaccaagaatactttttaaagtgttcaacttgtgaatctctgttgtgagatttgggatttgcttttattaaagagacttgtaatacggttcttcaaggggaagaacgtggtgtgaggagatagtgagatcttcttatttgtattaaagtcggattaaaaaaaggcgttgaaatcctacgggttgaaagagaacccataggcggggagtaggttggttagaaccgaacctcgttaacatatcgtgtgttatactttaaagtttattttccgcacatacgttactgtttacgaattgactcaaaactgttccaaaaaatatttttgacagactcctcaaactcttgagacaagtttctagacaaaattttaaatagcccaaactctttattcaccccccctctagagagtattcaaccttcTATTAACTTTCAAGttctttaatatataatttttataattttttatgatgcgcatttagagatattaaggcttaaaatttgctaaaaaatgcGTGCAAAaggtaaagtggacaaacaaaaaagaacggatGGAGTATCCTCTTTTGTCCCAATAGATCAATAATATTCCATAATATTCTTTTAATAGTCCCATTTACTTACACTTGTCgagataaaattttaatttttaatacctTTAATTGTGCAtgataaaaatatgaaaaattgatattaataatccttacaTTGAAATGAATGTAACAAGATTTTACTTGACTCTTTTTTAACTTATAGttatataaaatacaaattaaaagtgataaaaataatagctcaaaagtaaatgagagtATTAGAAAGAATGAAGGAGTATTATTATAcaaaatttttatatacatcatagaaattaaattacaaaaacaatttaattaaactaATAACCATCAAAATCTCATACTCTctctatttcatttcaaatgtctcatttgctttttaaatgtttgtcaatgcactaattcaatatttaatagCGATAATTGTgtctaattaaaaattataaaaactaatattatttaaccttatattgagacgaatcaaacaagatctgatttgactatgttttaatgcaTACActaaaaacaaaatacaaattacgattgattgatgaatagtaaaccaaaaacaaatgaggcatttgaaaagaaacgagtattttttttggtttacatATATATCTTAGCAACTATAAGATGTTGCTTTGTCCtgttaaataatgcaaaaatttttaatttttcaaaaacttAGATATTTTTTCTGTGAATCGATAAATGGTTATAGTTGGTATTTTGTGAATTATCAATTTTGTTAGTTGACGAAGACTTGAAAGTCGACTTAACACCAAGCATGAAAAACAATCAATATAACAAATATCCACTCACCAAATTTCTATGCATTTTCCTCCATACATTACAATTTCAGACTTTAATCATGTCAAGTATTTTGTGAATAGgcctattaatttttttgacgtAAAATACTCCATTTTATTCTTCCTATTTAtctgttacttttatttataattcataaattataatatatttaagtgGAATTTCATTTAACTCAATGCAAAGTTACTAGTATTAACTTTTCAGAATtttgcacaattagagatactaAAAGTTAATTATCGTTTCATAGAAAATTACTCCCTTTGTCCCACTCGTACACATATTGCATCAAATGCTATTTTGTTCTATCgcattcattttgcattatttttatttttagataaaaaactacaaatttttttttaatctcatccatacattttaactcttttttaattttatttacacaATTTATTCTCTTACTTTATTACAAATATTCACTTTTTTCAATCCAAAAAGGGGGAGTAAAAAGGAAGATGGGATTATACTTCACATCATCAAATTATCAACAATCGTGTGGAAAAAAACAGGAGTACGTGTTTTTACTCAATTATTGAAATTATTGAAATAGCAGAAGCAACACCAGCCCTTTCCCATTACTGTCTTTCTCTTTGCCAAAACACACTATTCACTTCTTTTTCTCTGTATCTTCAAAACCCTAATAATGGATGTTGGAACAGTCATGTCTGCTGTTCAAACTCTGTTAGCAGCACTTCAATGCTCTCAGCTTAGAGATTTTTGCTCCAGCTTTGACTGCAAACCCAAACTCGAACAACTCGAAAAAACCGTTAAAAGAATCCAAGCTGTGCTCATTGATGCTGAGCTTAAGCAAGCTCTGTCCCACCAAGAGCAGCTGTACATTGAAGAGCTTAAGGAAGCTGTTTTTGAAGCTGATGATCTGTTTGATGAGTTTGTCACTCTTGCTGCTCAGAAGAAGCTCAATACTCGTATCAAGGACCGTTTCTTCGCCCTCTTCACCAAGTTAGCTGATGATTTCTCTGTTTCTAAAAAGATCGACAAGATCAGAAAGAAGTTAGATGATATCGCTGATAATAGCAAGTTCAAGTTGAAGATTGATCTGAAGCCTGCTAATAGTAGAAGCCGAGAGACCTGTTCTTATATGAAAGAAGTTATCATTGGAAGAGACCAAGATCTGGAGACCATCAAGGGTATGTTGCCCAACTCTGATGATGTTCAACAGGATGTTTTTTTCATTAGTATTGTGGGGATTGGAGGGTTGGGCAAAACTGCTCTTGCTCGACTTTTGTTCAATGATCCAACAGTGGCAACATCATTTCCATTGAGGTTGTGGGCTTGTGTTGCCGATCAAGACCAAAATCAATTTGAGGTGAGAGACATTCTTGGTACGATTCTTGAATCTGGTGGACTACAGAAGCAGAACCAAGGTGACACACTCGAATTGATGCAACGAAAATTGCGAGACATATTTGGTGGACAGAGATATTTGCTTGTTTTGGATGATGTGTGGACAGAGGATCGTGAACAATGGCTTGGCTTGCTAGGATCCTTTACCGGAGGTGGAAGAGGAAGCTGTATTGTGGTAACCACTCGTTCAATGAAGACGGCAAAAATCATAGGAAATGGGCAAATGCACCAGCTACAAGGCTTGTCAATGGAAAACTCATTGCGTTTGTTTAAATGGGCAGCTTTTGGATCGGAAGAGTCAAGTCCTCCTCAAAAGCTGGTTGAGATTGGTGAAGAAATTGTTAAGAGATGCGCTCACGTTCCTCTTGCCATAAGAGTGTTGGGAGGCCTTCTCTATGGCCAAGATGAAAGTCAGTGGCTATCTTTGCGTGAGTTGGGATTggaaaaaattatagaaagtgaCAATAGCATCAAACCGATATTAAAGCTTAGTTACTACCAACTTGAATCTCCATTGAAAAGTTGTTTTGCTTATTGTGCCTTGTTTCCTAAGGATGAAATCCTGTATACATGCAATTTGATTAGCTTATGGATGGCCCAAGGCTACATCACATCAGAAGGTGGAAAAAGCATGGAAGATGTTGCTGTGGATTATGTAAAACTTTTAATACAGAGGTGCTTCTTTCAGGATGTAAGGCTATATGGAGATTCTGAAAATATTCGGGAATTTAAGATGCATGATTTGATGCACGACGTTGCTCAAGAAGTTGTGGGAAAGGAGATCCAGATGACAGTGCATAGCATGAATGGAGATCTTGATAAAAAGATTCGTCATCTTAAAAGAAGCAACTCTGCAAATGTTTTCTGCACCCAAAAAAGTCAACTGCGTTCTTATGTTGATGTTAACTACGTTTTTAAATATGCTAATAAGATGGACCAGGTTTGTGCGGCTTCAATGTTTGGTAATTGGAAATGTTTGAGGGCTTTAGACTTGAGTCGTTCAAGTATTAAAAGTCTGCCAGGTTCAATCGGTAAATTGCTTCATTTAAGGTATCTAGACCTTTCAgaaaacaattttaaagtgcTTCCTAGGGCGATTACAAATCTATATAATCTTCAGACTTTACAGTTATTTTGGTGCGAACAATTGAAAGAGTTACCAAAAGATATTGACAAGTTAGTTCATCTTAGGGTGTTGGACATAAGTTATTGTCATGGTTTGACTTATATGCCAAGGAGCATAACCAAGTTAACTGATCTTCGTGAGCTTCAAATGTTTGTGGTGGGAGGAGAGAGGTGTACAAGTTGGAAGGAGTtgttaaatgaaatgaaaatccTGAAACCTCTAAGGAACCTTAGAGGCTTCCTCCAAATCAGGATCAAATACTCCAACAAAGCTGCACATGTTTATAAGAAAGAGAAAGATTGCGAGAAAGATTGCAAAAGAGAGTGCTTGAGTGACAAGGAACATCTTGAACATCTGAATGTTAAATTTAGTGAAGAGGAGGGTGAAGGAAGAGTAAACTACGATGAAGCAGTGATGGATATGCTACGGCCACATTGTAATCTCGAGTGGCTAGTAGTTCGAGGATATCAAGGTGCAAGTATGGTGGGGTGGGCAATGGAAGAAAACTTGACAGCGTCTCTTCCTAATCTTGTTTCCTTGGAGCTTTTGTGTTGTCCGAAATTGAGTGACTTAAGATGCTTGGGAAATCTATGTCATCTAAAAACGCTTTTTCTTTATAAACTAGAGAATTTGGAGCATATAATTGAGAAATATATATCAGGAGGTAGCAACG belongs to Amaranthus tricolor cultivar Red isolate AtriRed21 chromosome 17, ASM2621246v1, whole genome shotgun sequence and includes:
- the LOC130803693 gene encoding disease resistance protein RGA2-like translates to MDVGTVMSAVQTLLAALQCSQLRDFCSSFDCKPKLEQLEKTVKRIQAVLIDAELKQALSHQEQLYIEELKEAVFEADDLFDEFVTLAAQKKLNTRIKDRFFALFTKLADDFSVSKKIDKIRKKLDDIADNSKFKLKIDLKPANSRSRETCSYMKEVIIGRDQDLETIKGMLPNSDDVQQDVFFISIVGIGGLGKTALARLLFNDPTVATSFPLRLWACVADQDQNQFEVRDILGTILESGGLQKQNQGDTLELMQRKLRDIFGGQRYLLVLDDVWTEDREQWLGLLGSFTGGGRGSCIVVTTRSMKTAKIIGNGQMHQLQGLSMENSLRLFKWAAFGSEESSPPQKLVEIGEEIVKRCAHVPLAIRVLGGLLYGQDESQWLSLRELGLEKIIESDNSIKPILKLSYYQLESPLKSCFAYCALFPKDEILYTCNLISLWMAQGYITSEGGKSMEDVAVDYVKLLIQRCFFQDVRLYGDSENIREFKMHDLMHDVAQEVVGKEIQMTVHSMNGDLDKKIRHLKRSNSANVFCTQKSQLRSYVDVNYVFKYANKMDQVCAASMFGNWKCLRALDLSRSSIKSLPGSIGKLLHLRYLDLSENNFKVLPRAITNLYNLQTLQLFWCEQLKELPKDIDKLVHLRVLDISYCHGLTYMPRSITKLTDLRELQMFVVGGERCTSWKELLNEMKILKPLRNLRGFLQIRIKYSNKAAHVYKKEKDCEKDCKRECLSDKEHLEHLNVKFSEEEGEGRVNYDEAVMDMLRPHCNLEWLVVRGYQGASMVGWAMEENLTASLPNLVSLELLCCPKLSDLRCLGNLCHLKTLFLYKLENLEHIIEKYISGGSNDTRAVHVESGQQFFPSLRRLRIQDMPNLKGWVGDADELHVNSSNMSPLVFPQLEDLYIANCPKLIAVFHFPLLKSLKLSRYNRRLQIIIRRLRNEELEEDKGKETCNPKFSSSPYFRCDRISNLREIKIDDTTWLNHGLHMEASDGLKELIIWGDNNIENLREDENVFRACSSSIQYLAIRSCSNLMSVSEGLQYLSVLEELVISECPNLNLSREMEKCIGKPLNKSLRNLTLKSLPQMVNLPDWIQYLTNLQSLKIKNCKQLESLPSWMSKLTSLKELQIRGCSPTLEKRCHRSNGLDWPHIQHIPSFI